Proteins from one Streptomyces genisteinicus genomic window:
- a CDS encoding acetyl-CoA C-acetyltransferase, whose product MSETTGNTSVIVAGARTPMGRLLGSLKSFSGADLGGFAIKAALDRAGIGGDQVQYVIMGQVLQAGAGQIPARQAAVKAGIPMNVPALTINKVCLSGLDAIALADQLIRAGEFDVVVAGGQESMTNAPHLLPKSREGYKYGAIEMLDAMAHDGLTDSFEGVAMGESTEKHNTRLGIPREVQDEIAALSHQRAAAAQKNGIFEAEITPVEIPQRKGDPVLFSQDEGIRAETTAESLGRLRPAFAKDGTITAGTSSQISDGAAAVVVMSKAKAEELGLEWIAEIGAHGNVAGPDNSLQSQPSNAIAHALKKEGLQVGDLDLIEINEAFAAVAHQSMKDLGVTPEKVNVNGGAIALGHPIGMSGARVVLHLALELGRRGGGVGAAALCGGGGQGDALIVRVPAK is encoded by the coding sequence ATGTCTGAAACGACCGGTAACACCTCCGTGATCGTCGCGGGCGCCCGTACGCCCATGGGCCGCCTGCTCGGCTCGCTGAAGTCGTTCTCCGGGGCCGACCTCGGCGGCTTCGCGATCAAGGCCGCGCTCGACCGGGCGGGCATCGGCGGCGACCAGGTGCAGTACGTGATCATGGGCCAGGTGCTCCAGGCCGGGGCCGGGCAGATCCCGGCGCGCCAGGCCGCGGTCAAGGCCGGCATCCCGATGAACGTCCCCGCCCTCACCATCAACAAGGTGTGCCTCTCGGGCCTCGACGCCATCGCGCTCGCGGACCAGCTCATCCGCGCCGGCGAGTTCGACGTGGTCGTGGCCGGCGGTCAGGAGTCCATGACCAACGCGCCGCACCTGCTGCCGAAGTCCCGCGAGGGATACAAGTACGGTGCGATCGAGATGCTCGACGCCATGGCCCACGACGGTCTCACCGACTCCTTCGAGGGCGTCGCCATGGGCGAGTCCACCGAGAAGCACAACACCCGCCTGGGCATCCCGCGCGAGGTCCAGGACGAGATCGCGGCCCTCTCCCACCAGCGGGCCGCCGCCGCCCAGAAGAACGGGATCTTCGAGGCCGAGATCACCCCGGTCGAGATCCCGCAGCGCAAGGGCGACCCGGTCCTCTTCTCCCAGGACGAGGGCATCCGCGCGGAGACCACCGCCGAGTCGCTGGGCAGGCTGCGTCCCGCCTTCGCCAAGGACGGCACCATCACCGCCGGCACCTCCTCGCAGATCTCCGACGGCGCCGCCGCCGTGGTCGTGATGAGCAAGGCCAAGGCCGAGGAGCTCGGCCTGGAGTGGATCGCCGAGATCGGCGCCCACGGCAACGTCGCGGGCCCGGACAACTCGCTCCAGTCGCAGCCGTCCAACGCCATCGCGCACGCCCTGAAGAAGGAGGGGCTCCAGGTCGGCGACCTGGACCTCATCGAGATCAACGAGGCGTTCGCCGCGGTCGCCCACCAGTCGATGAAGGACCTCGGCGTCACCCCGGAGAAGGTGAACGTGAACGGCGGCGCCATCGCCCTCGGCCACCCCATCGGCATGTCCGGCGCCCGTGTCGTCCTCCACCTGGCGCTGGAACTGGGGCGCCGCGGCGGAGGCGTCGGCGCGGCCGCGCTGTGCGGCGGCGGCGGTCAGGGCGACGCGCTGATCGTGCGCGTCCCGGCCAAGTAA
- the meaB gene encoding methylmalonyl Co-A mutase-associated GTPase MeaB → MVDVPQLVAQAREGRPRAVARLISLVEGASPQLREVMAALAPLTGGAYVVGLTGSPGVGKSTSTSALVTAYRRAGKRVGVLAVDPSSPFSGGALLGDRVRMSDHASDPGVYIRSMATRGHLGGLAWAAPQAIRVLDAAGCDVVIVETVGVGQSEVEIASQADTSVVLLAPGMGDGIQAAKAGILEIGDVYVVNKADRDGADATARELNHMLGLGEARGPGDWRPPIVKTVAARGEGVDEVVEALEKHRAWMEEHGVLAERRVRRAATEVETIAVTALRERIGDLHGDQRLGSLAGRIVAGELDPYRAADELVAGLTSS, encoded by the coding sequence ATGGTGGACGTCCCCCAGTTGGTGGCCCAGGCGAGAGAGGGCAGGCCGCGGGCCGTGGCCCGGCTGATCTCCCTTGTCGAGGGGGCGTCCCCGCAGCTGCGGGAGGTGATGGCGGCGCTGGCGCCACTGACCGGCGGCGCGTACGTCGTCGGTCTGACCGGGTCGCCCGGCGTCGGCAAGTCCACCTCCACCTCGGCGCTCGTCACGGCCTACCGCCGGGCCGGCAAGCGGGTCGGCGTGCTCGCCGTCGACCCGTCGTCGCCGTTCTCCGGCGGGGCGCTGCTCGGCGACCGGGTCCGGATGTCGGACCACGCGTCCGACCCGGGCGTCTACATCCGCTCCATGGCCACGCGAGGCCACCTCGGCGGCCTCGCGTGGGCCGCGCCCCAGGCGATCCGGGTGCTGGACGCCGCCGGATGCGACGTGGTGATCGTCGAGACGGTCGGCGTGGGGCAGTCGGAGGTGGAGATCGCCTCCCAGGCCGACACCTCCGTGGTGCTGCTCGCGCCCGGCATGGGGGACGGCATCCAGGCCGCCAAGGCGGGCATCCTGGAGATCGGCGACGTCTACGTCGTCAACAAGGCCGACCGCGACGGTGCGGACGCGACGGCCCGCGAGCTCAACCACATGCTGGGCCTCGGCGAGGCCCGCGGGCCGGGGGACTGGCGCCCGCCGATCGTCAAGACGGTCGCCGCGCGGGGCGAGGGAGTGGACGAGGTCGTCGAGGCGCTGGAGAAGCACCGCGCCTGGATGGAGGAGCACGGTGTCCTCGCCGAGCGCCGGGTCCGCCGGGCGGCCACGGAGGTCGAGACCATCGCCGTCACCGCGCTGCGCGAACGCATCGGCGACCTCCACGGGGACCAGAGGCTGGGGTCGCTGGCGGGGCGGATCGT